One Papio anubis isolate 15944 chromosome 9, Panubis1.0, whole genome shotgun sequence genomic window carries:
- the LOC101010762 gene encoding olfactory receptor 6C3-like gives MRNHKTITEFVLLGISDSPELQIVIFIFLFKTYVLSVTGNLTFIIFALIDSSLKIPIYYFLWNFSFLEITFTSVSIPKFWGAIITKVKTISYNNCLAQLFFFIFMGASEFFLLAAMSYNRHVAICKPLHYTTIMNKKICTLLVFSSWLGGFLIIFPPLTLIFKLDFCASNVTDHFSCDYFPILQLSCSDTWLLEMIGFYFAFVTLLITLALVILSYVCIICTILRIPSANQRKKAFSTCSSHMIVISTSYGSCIFMYVRPSAKETASLTKGVAILNTSVAPMLNPFIYTPRNQLVKQAFKDLVHKVVFYRNK, from the coding sequence atGAGAAACCACAAAACAATTACAGAGTTTGTACTCTTAGGCATATCAGACAGCCCAGAGCTTCAGattgtaatttttatctttttatttaaaacttacgTATTAAGTGTGACTGGCAATTTAACCTTTATCATCTTTGCCTTGATAGACTCTAGTCTAAAGATTCCTATATATTACTTCCTCTGGAATTTCTCCTTCTTAGAAATTACGTTCACCAGTGTTTCCATCCCCAAATTTTGGGGGGCAATTATTACTAAAGTCAAGACCATTTCCTATAACAACTGTTTAgctcaattatttttcttcatcttcatggGTGCgtctgaattttttcttctagCTGCAATGTCTTATAATCGTCatgtggccatctgcaagcctcTCCACTACACCACCATCATGAACAAGAAAATTTGCACCCTGCTTGTCTTTAGTTCATGGCTGGGAGGATTTCTGATCATTTTTCCACCACTCACACTTATCTTCAAATTAGATTTTTGTGCTTCCAATGTCACTGATCACTTCTCTTGTGActatttccccattttacaacTCTCATGCTCAGACACGTGGCTTTTAGAGATGATTGGTTTTTACTTTGCCTTTGTTACTCTGCTGATTACCTTAGCATTAGTAATTCTGTCCTATGTGTGCATCATTTGCACTATTCTGAGAATCCCATCTGCCAATCAGAGGAAAAAGGCTTTCTCCACTTGCTCCTCTCATATGATCGTCATCTCCACCTCTTATGGAAGCTGTATATTCATGTATGTCAGGCCTTCAGCAAAAGAAACAGCATCATTGACCAAAGGAGTAGCTATTCTCAACACTTCAGTTGCCCCCATGCTGAACCCTTTTATTTACACCCCGAGAAACCAGCTAGTAAAACAAGCTTTTAAAGATTTGGTTCACAAAGTAGTGTTTTatagaaacaaatga